In Paramisgurnus dabryanus chromosome 14, PD_genome_1.1, whole genome shotgun sequence, one genomic interval encodes:
- the tfeb gene encoding transcription factor EB translates to MSSRIAMRLQLMRDQMQQEEQRERQQQQQQQAAAMHYMQQHMPGPTTPSPAISAPSHFQAPMQVPVEVLKVQTNLENPTDYHLRQSQRQQLKEYLSTTFATKQAVHAVASIVQPSPPPTMAQGQTGTVPPPLPSPCMRTEQLMNSAGNSAPNSPMAMLNIGSSHENEMDDVIDDIMSLQSSYDDIQAYIDPVVQMPNTLPLSSSHLDVYMGPGMTGPAVAMSSNSCPANLAIKREVPDGDVRAMAKERQKKDNHNLIERRRRFNINDRIKELGTMIPKTNDLDVRWNKGTILRASVEYIKRMQKDVQRTREVENNFRKMEMANKHLWLRIQELERQAQMHGLPNTSPSGLNNTEVLNPFIKQESSPEENHLPHQHHLPPHYPQHQQHQGQPRPHPQLHQHLHPQPPLQYPAVGSSQHFDYAQSLDLCDSGILGYQDGMGGMGDLGSLGGGIAQMGKKNELGFLLMDETLSPLGGDPLLSAMSPEASVDSSRRSSFSIEDSDVQ, encoded by the exons ATGTCGTCACGCATCGCCATGCGCCTGCAGCTTATGCGGGACCAGATGCAGCAGGAGGAGCAGCGGGAGCGGCAGCAACAGCAGCAACAGCAGGCAGCAGCCATGCATTACATGCAGCAACACATGCCAGGCCCAACCACACCCTCACCCGCCATCAGTGCTCCATCTCACTTCCAGGCGCCCATGCAGGTGCCCGTCGAAGTGCTAAAG GTGCAGACTAATCTTGAGAACCCCACCGACTACCACCTCCGGCAGTCTCAGCGGCAGCAGCTCAAGGAGTACCTGTCCACTACCTTTGCCACCAAGCAGGCTGTGCACGCTGTCGCAAGCATTGTTCAGCCTTCTCCGCCACCCACCATGGCCCAGGGTCAGACAGGAACTGTCCCACCTCCCCTACCATCTCCATGCATGCGCACAGAGCAGCTCATGAACTCTGCTGGGAACAGCGCACCCAACAGTCCCATGGCAATGCTCAACATCGGCTCCAGCCATGAGAATGAG ATGGATGATGTTATTGATGACATCATGAGCCTGCAGTCCAGTTATGATGACATCCAGGCTTATATTGATCCTGTGGTGCAGATGCCAAACACA CTCCCACTGTCTAGCAGCCATTTGGATGTGTACATGGGGCCAGGTATGACCGGACCAGCAGTCGCCATGTCCAGCAATTCCTGCCCTGCCAATCTGGCCATCAAGAGAGAGGTCCCAG ATGGTGACGTCCGTGCCATGGCTAAAGAGAGACAGAAGAAAGACAACCACAACCTGA TTGAAAGAAGACGAAGATTTAACATTAATGATCGAATTAAGGAGCTGGGAACCATGATCCCCAAAACCAATGATCT GGATGTACGCTGGAATAAAGGCACGATTCTGAGGGCCTCTGTGGAGTATATAAAACGCATGCAAAAAGACGTCCAGAGAACCAGAGAGGTGGAGAACAACTTCAGAAAGATGGAGATGGCCAACAAACATCTATGGCTCCGCATTCAG GAACTTGAGAGGCAGGCTCAAATGCATGGCCTTCCCAACACCTCTCCATCAGGCCTGAACAACACTGAGGTTCTGAACCCCTTCATCAAGCAGGAGAGCAGTCCTGAGGAGAACCACCTCCCGCATCAGCACCACCTCCCCCCTCACTACCCCCAGCATCAACAGCATCAGGGTCAGCCCCGGCCGCACCCTCAGCTTCACCAGCACCTCCACCCCCAGCCCCCGCTGCAGTATCCAGCTGTCGGCAGCTCCCAGCACTTTGACTATGCCCAGTCACTGGACTTATGTGACAGTGGCATTCTAGGATATCAGGATGGGATGGGTGGCATGGGGGATCTCGGCTCATTGGGCGGAGGCATTGCACAAATGGGAAAGAAGAATGAGCTAGGTTTCTTACTAATGGATGAGACCTTATCGCCTTTGGGTGGAGACCCGCTGCTATCAGCCATGTCCCCTGAAGCTTCTGTGGACAGCAGCCGTCGTAGCAGTTTTAGCATTGAGGATTCAGACGTACAGTGA